In one Chitinispirillales bacterium ANBcel5 genomic region, the following are encoded:
- a CDS encoding SUMF1/EgtB/PvdO family nonheme iron enzyme, whose protein sequence is MKHFSLLFSALVSLFISVSFCTIQAQLVTIPAGSFQIGSENGSSDERPVRSLRMDSFGMHATEVTYSMYQECVDQGRCTPAHYDDGNCLQWDGRQFNTVIVPQQFRGDDYPVICVTWQQARAFCHSLGMRLPTEAQWEYAARAGGNQQFANQLPGQGNCSPGNSKGPQRVGSCEPNRWGLYDMTGNVWEWTSDNYESDAYRNFSDANPTGPRAGLYKSVRGGGWYSEGMQLRITNRHWFSPTFAEASVGFRCVK, encoded by the coding sequence ATGAAGCATTTTTCACTTTTATTCTCAGCTTTGGTTTCTCTTTTTATATCAGTATCATTTTGCACAATCCAGGCACAACTGGTAACAATTCCGGCAGGTAGTTTTCAAATAGGCTCAGAAAACGGCTCCAGTGATGAGCGACCGGTGAGAAGTTTGCGTATGGACTCCTTTGGTATGCACGCCACCGAAGTAACCTATAGCATGTATCAGGAGTGCGTTGATCAGGGCAGGTGCACTCCGGCTCATTACGATGATGGTAACTGTCTTCAGTGGGACGGTAGACAGTTTAATACTGTGATAGTGCCTCAACAATTCAGAGGAGATGATTATCCGGTGATTTGTGTAACCTGGCAGCAGGCAAGAGCATTTTGCCACTCCTTAGGCATGAGACTTCCAACTGAAGCTCAGTGGGAGTACGCTGCAAGAGCAGGTGGCAATCAACAGTTTGCAAACCAATTGCCCGGTCAGGGAAACTGTAGCCCCGGTAACAGCAAGGGGCCACAAAGGGTTGGCTCATGTGAACCAAACCGTTGGGGGCTTTATGATATGACCGGCAATGTGTGGGAGTGGACTTCAGATAACTACGAAAGTGATGCTTACAGAAACTTCAGTGATGCAAACCCTACAGGACCAAGGGCTGGATTGTACAAATCAGTTCGGGGTGGTGGCTGGTACAGTGAGGGTATGCAGCTCCGTATAACAAACCGCCACTGGTTCTCCCCAACATTTGCAGAGGCAAGTGTTGGGTTCAGATGCGTTAAATAG
- a CDS encoding Trm112 family protein, protein MVDKELLDILCCPETKQDVELIEGEVVKKINEKIKSGELKNRGGEVVKEPIDSGLLREDRKYLYPIREDIPIMLIDEAIPFGEFDS, encoded by the coding sequence ATGGTCGATAAGGAATTACTCGATATACTCTGCTGCCCCGAAACAAAGCAGGATGTTGAGCTCATAGAGGGTGAGGTGGTAAAAAAAATCAATGAAAAGATTAAGTCCGGTGAGCTCAAGAACCGGGGTGGTGAGGTCGTAAAAGAACCTATCGATTCAGGACTGCTTCGTGAAGATCGTAAATATTTGTATCCTATCAGGGAAGATATCCCCATTATGCTGATTGATGAGGCGATCCCCTTCGGCGAGTTCGACTCCTGA
- a CDS encoding class I SAM-dependent methyltransferase: MYGTTHLAKNSFLKILSKTKRLISKSDHITVSGSVIPSPDRRWCGPEFKNDEYYLKSSENEARRLVEVLGCSENSKVLDVGCGQGRLPIGLLRIMSNLHYTGMDVNQKAIDWCNRYIAKSHPTFLFKHLDIYNERYNKQGKKTDEGYKLDTEDKSVDIVYLYSVFSHLEENDMRAYLSNFARVLKRDGKVFFTTFVEKDVPDITINPPDYRLKISGPLHIVRYNKDYLFSIVEEYGFSIIKFDHGLETDGQSGIYLKHS, encoded by the coding sequence ATGTACGGAACCACCCATTTGGCAAAGAACTCTTTTCTCAAAATCCTCTCTAAAACCAAGCGACTCATATCTAAATCAGACCACATTACTGTTTCCGGATCTGTTATACCGTCTCCTGATCGAAGATGGTGCGGACCTGAGTTTAAAAATGATGAATACTATCTGAAATCCTCAGAAAATGAAGCCAGAAGACTCGTGGAGGTGCTCGGGTGTTCGGAAAACAGTAAAGTGCTGGATGTGGGATGTGGTCAGGGAAGGTTACCAATAGGCCTTTTAAGAATCATGAGTAACCTTCACTATACCGGTATGGATGTTAACCAAAAGGCTATTGATTGGTGTAACAGGTATATCGCAAAGAGCCATCCAACCTTTTTGTTTAAACATCTGGATATCTATAATGAACGCTATAACAAACAGGGCAAGAAAACGGATGAAGGTTATAAGCTGGATACTGAAGATAAATCGGTAGACATAGTATATCTGTACTCTGTTTTCTCACATTTAGAAGAGAACGATATGCGAGCCTATTTAAGCAATTTCGCTCGTGTTTTAAAAAGAGATGGAAAAGTGTTCTTTACTACTTTTGTGGAAAAAGATGTTCCTGATATAACCATAAACCCACCGGATTACCGCTTAAAAATATCCGGTCCCTTACATATTGTTAGATACAACAAAGACTACCTATTTTCCATAGTTGAGGAATATGGGTTCTCGATAATTAAATTTGACCATGGATTGGAAACCGATGGTCAGAGTGGTATATATCTAAAACACAGTTAG
- a CDS encoding aldo/keto reductase has protein sequence MEKRRLGNSDMEITRIGLGAWAIGGSWQFGWGPQDDKESLNTILKAIEGGINWIDTAAVYGLGHSEEVVGKAIKQLGSQAPLIFTKCGLRWKENSSKRSAFPILKKESVREEIEGSLKRLDIETIDLYQIHWPRPPEDIEEAWSEMVKLKEEGKVRWIGVSNHNVEQMEKLNQIAPVTTLQPPYNLLNRSVEEEILPYCAEKNIGTIIYSPMASGLLSGKMTPERIKALPNDDWRKWSDNFKEPALSRNLTLVQKLSSIAKEKGVTTAEVAIAWTLKNPAVTAAIVGMRKPEQVNEVIGGSDFTLTDEDIKRIEG, from the coding sequence ATGGAGAAAAGACGTCTCGGCAACAGTGATATGGAAATAACAAGAATTGGTCTTGGTGCCTGGGCAATAGGTGGGAGCTGGCAATTTGGCTGGGGACCACAGGATGATAAGGAATCCCTTAACACAATACTTAAAGCAATCGAAGGGGGCATAAACTGGATTGATACTGCGGCAGTTTATGGACTGGGACACAGTGAAGAGGTTGTTGGTAAGGCAATAAAGCAGTTAGGGAGCCAGGCACCGTTGATATTTACCAAGTGTGGGCTGCGTTGGAAAGAAAACAGCTCCAAAAGAAGCGCCTTTCCTATTCTAAAGAAGGAAAGCGTTCGTGAGGAGATTGAAGGGAGCCTTAAGAGGCTTGATATTGAAACGATCGATCTGTATCAAATCCACTGGCCAAGACCACCGGAAGATATTGAAGAAGCCTGGAGTGAGATGGTAAAGCTTAAGGAAGAGGGAAAGGTGCGCTGGATCGGAGTCTCAAATCATAATGTAGAACAAATGGAGAAACTTAACCAAATAGCCCCCGTTACAACCCTGCAGCCACCCTATAACCTGCTCAACAGATCTGTAGAAGAAGAGATTCTCCCCTACTGTGCAGAGAAGAATATTGGAACCATTATCTACTCCCCTATGGCATCAGGACTTCTCTCAGGCAAAATGACACCAGAGAGAATTAAAGCACTCCCCAACGATGATTGGCGCAAATGGTCTGACAACTTTAAAGAACCGGCTCTAAGCCGTAATTTAACCCTGGTGCAAAAACTCTCTTCAATTGCAAAAGAAAAAGGGGTAACTACTGCAGAAGTAGCAATCGCCTGGACACTAAAAAATCCCGCTGTTACTGCAGCGATTGTGGGTATGCGAAAGCCTGAACAGGTAAATGAAGTCATTGGTGGATCAGATTTTACACTCACAGATGAAGATATTAAAAGAATAGAGGGATGA
- a CDS encoding polysaccharide pyruvyl transferase family protein yields the protein MNTTIGILSMQKVVNYGSFLQAFALKKAIESLGSDVYFLDINQGEYLPGLEIRKNRRLKSFISSLYSGKLQANQRRKQYFSELSTQFRENYFKILELSKDSPSFFDGVIIGSDEVFHACQQSPWGFSTQLFGRGLPSKHIISYAASFGNTTVESILNYGIENTITESLKNLDSISVRDSNSYEIIRYLTEYRPSIHVDPVMFYDFSDYMGEIDTKDYILIYTYPERITPREQENITHFAKINNKKLISIGCSYPWSETVIPDSPFEVLSYFDNADYVITDTFHGTVFSIKYNKNFCTFIRNTNKHKLLFLLQQFDQENRQAESEHDLYRILMNEPDYSKTNELIKSERMRSIDYLSDFTHTIRV from the coding sequence ATGAATACAACAATAGGCATACTTTCTATGCAAAAAGTGGTTAATTACGGTTCCTTTCTACAGGCATTTGCCCTGAAAAAGGCTATCGAATCACTTGGTAGTGACGTATACTTTCTGGATATTAACCAGGGTGAATATCTTCCTGGGTTAGAGATAAGGAAAAATCGAAGATTAAAGTCCTTTATCTCATCTCTATACTCCGGCAAATTGCAGGCCAATCAAAGAAGAAAGCAGTATTTTTCTGAATTATCAACTCAATTCAGGGAAAATTATTTCAAAATACTTGAACTAAGCAAAGACAGCCCCTCCTTTTTTGATGGAGTAATTATTGGGAGTGATGAAGTTTTTCATGCCTGTCAGCAATCACCCTGGGGCTTTTCTACCCAGCTTTTTGGGAGAGGGTTACCATCCAAACACATAATTTCTTATGCTGCATCATTTGGTAACACAACTGTTGAAAGTATATTAAATTATGGAATAGAAAACACCATAACCGAATCTCTTAAAAATCTCGACTCTATCTCCGTCAGAGACAGCAACTCTTATGAAATAATTCGTTATCTTACTGAGTATCGCCCCTCAATTCATGTAGACCCTGTGATGTTTTACGATTTTTCAGATTACATGGGAGAGATTGATACCAAAGACTATATCCTTATTTACACCTATCCGGAAAGAATTACTCCCCGGGAGCAGGAAAATATCACTCACTTTGCCAAAATCAACAACAAAAAATTGATCTCTATCGGGTGTAGCTATCCCTGGAGTGAAACAGTTATTCCAGATTCACCATTTGAGGTTCTCTCCTATTTCGATAATGCCGATTACGTTATTACCGATACATTCCACGGTACAGTATTTTCCATCAAATATAATAAAAACTTCTGCACCTTTATCAGAAACACTAATAAGCACAAACTTCTGTTTTTACTGCAACAATTTGATCAGGAAAATCGTCAGGCTGAGAGTGAACATGACCTGTACAGAATACTTATGAACGAGCCCGACTACTCAAAAACAAATGAATTAATCAAATCCGAACGCATGCGATCTATCGATTACCTCAGTGATTTTACCCACACTATCAGAGTTTAA
- a CDS encoding oligosaccharide flippase family protein, translated as MSLEKNKRIAKNTMMLYIRMLLIMVVSLFTVRVVLNTLGDVDYGIYNVVGGIVVMFNFLSGTMSSASLRFFAFELGRKDYQKLKHIFNLTFLMYTVLAVLVLVVAQTVGLWFLNTQMNIPAERLSAANWVYQFSIFSFILTIMTLPYNAIIIARENMKVFAYVSIVEALLRLLIVYLLLLFPVDKLKLYSVLMFSVVCIVTFIYRTICSRNYPECKLSFFWDKDQFKTLISFSGWNMFGALSGMLKNQGLNILLNLFFGPVVNAARGIAYQLSARINEFVMNFSRAINPQITKYYAANEKNNMHNLVFRGSKFAYFLLFFVSMPLVLETSFILTLWLGNLPEYTILFTRLIIALALVDSLSYALMTAAQATGKIRNYQIVVGSILLLNIPASYVLLRAGHPPQVTMYVAITTATICLILRVYMLQRMIDLSFWGFMRSVILSVITVSGLAYIPPIAVMSFMPNGFLRFLMVCISGGTSSLITIYFLGFSSKERTFLTVMVKNKLLKRSKPQSKRESVSVKS; from the coding sequence ATGAGTTTAGAAAAAAATAAGAGAATTGCAAAGAACACCATGATGTTATACATTCGTATGCTTTTAATCATGGTGGTGTCTCTTTTTACTGTCAGGGTCGTTCTAAACACTCTTGGCGATGTAGATTACGGTATTTATAATGTTGTGGGCGGTATAGTCGTAATGTTTAATTTTTTAAGTGGTACCATGTCTTCAGCATCCCTTAGATTCTTTGCCTTTGAACTCGGGCGCAAAGATTACCAAAAGCTTAAGCACATTTTCAATCTGACATTTCTTATGTATACAGTATTAGCAGTTTTAGTGTTGGTTGTAGCACAAACTGTTGGTTTGTGGTTTTTGAATACCCAGATGAATATTCCTGCCGAAAGGCTAAGTGCTGCAAATTGGGTGTATCAATTCTCCATCTTCTCCTTTATTTTGACCATCATGACTCTTCCGTACAATGCAATCATTATTGCAAGAGAAAACATGAAAGTGTTTGCTTATGTAAGTATAGTTGAAGCACTACTGAGACTGTTGATCGTCTATCTTTTACTACTTTTTCCGGTGGATAAATTAAAACTTTATTCAGTTCTTATGTTCTCTGTTGTATGTATCGTCACCTTTATTTACCGAACCATCTGCTCCCGAAACTACCCGGAATGCAAGCTTAGTTTTTTCTGGGATAAGGATCAGTTTAAAACTCTGATAAGTTTTTCCGGTTGGAATATGTTTGGCGCACTATCCGGGATGCTGAAAAACCAGGGTTTAAATATTCTCCTGAATCTGTTTTTTGGGCCAGTAGTCAATGCTGCACGGGGTATAGCGTATCAATTAAGTGCCAGAATCAACGAATTTGTTATGAATTTCTCCCGGGCCATTAATCCTCAGATTACTAAATATTATGCTGCCAATGAAAAGAACAATATGCATAATTTAGTCTTTCGGGGATCGAAATTTGCCTATTTTCTCCTATTTTTTGTTTCCATGCCGCTAGTACTGGAAACCAGCTTTATTTTAACGCTTTGGCTTGGAAATCTGCCTGAATATACGATTCTTTTCACCAGACTTATCATTGCACTGGCTCTGGTAGATTCCCTATCCTATGCACTGATGACAGCAGCTCAGGCAACCGGAAAGATTCGAAATTATCAGATAGTGGTTGGCAGTATACTGTTATTAAATATTCCCGCCTCTTACGTCTTACTAAGAGCCGGACACCCACCACAGGTTACAATGTATGTTGCCATTACTACAGCCACCATATGCCTTATATTAAGAGTATACATGTTGCAAAGAATGATCGATCTTTCATTTTGGGGTTTTATGAGATCCGTAATACTCTCTGTAATTACTGTTTCAGGTTTGGCCTACATTCCACCTATTGCGGTAATGTCTTTTATGCCAAATGGTTTTTTGCGTTTTTTGATGGTATGTATTAGCGGAGGAACCTCATCCCTTATAACCATCTACTTTTTAGGTTTCTCTTCTAAAGAAAGGACCTTTTTAACAGTCATGGTTAAGAATAAACTGTTAAAAAGATCTAAGCCACAAAGTAAACGTGAAAGTGTTTCTGTAAAATCATAA
- the treY gene encoding malto-oligosyltrehalose synthase: MSKGSSSKATYRIQFTPQFKFKDALQYLPYLKKLGITDIYASPVTRPRKGSISGYDVCDPTQVNPELGTIDEFESLLKEVKTQQMGWLQDIVPNHMAFSHENAMLMDVLEKGQHSKYHDFFDIQWDHQYDSLTGHVLAPFLNKPYGQCIIDGELKIIFEEGMLRVAYDNQRYPLSPQSYLYILCKNYPESTSSHTILQEIVDVLITIDKNEKETYYSTFEQVKEKLRYYIEADNSVGEFITKRLNSFSTGSSEANAQFDKLMQRQKYRLSYWKVATQEINYRRFFTKGDLICVRVEHEHVFDLTHSFVLDLVKRGLISGLRIDHIDGLFDPETYLKRIRKNAPNAYIVVDKILHKREHIPDSWPVDGTTGYDFLNHLSYVYCDTESERKINRVYQKSIDKKLNPEQLQIEKKRLIIGKNMAGDIDNLAHMIIRISDVDLMGRDITLYGLKRALVEVLTHFPVYRTYITSAHFTSNDAKYISEALGSARKTMPDLTVEFAFIERFLMLKGDTVLENEYDDNWKKAVMRFQLFTGPLMAKGFEDTFFYIYNRHIALNEIGGWPLHFGLPLDDFHQFIKERNHAHPMSMNTLTTHKTKRGEDCRARLQVIAEMPVQWENQVTKWRKLNTCYLQEKEGVTWPDHNDEYFFYQIVLGTFPFDGTIDKEYIESICNYMIKAIRKAKVHTAWIKPDEEYEKAVTDFVQLSLDKDKSPLFVDSLTHFTRSISWFGIVNSLSQTVLKLTLPGVPDIYQGTELWDLRDTDNRNSINFSGFNQTVKKDADIFELLSKAPDPHIKHFIIKKLLAIRAQSPEVFSVSNYVPLEIKGLNSNKCIAFLRESEHAVMIVIVPRFTSQLVKIKQYPTGLEVWQDTRVVLPYSVTGMIMNNMLDGTELKIKEEMMIGDFLDKLPFAVMITSK; this comes from the coding sequence ATGTCAAAGGGTTCCAGTTCAAAAGCAACGTACCGAATACAGTTTACACCTCAGTTTAAGTTCAAAGACGCACTTCAATACCTGCCATACCTCAAAAAACTTGGGATTACTGATATTTATGCCTCTCCTGTGACGCGGCCGAGAAAAGGAAGTATCAGTGGCTATGATGTTTGTGATCCAACACAGGTCAATCCTGAACTTGGAACCATTGATGAGTTTGAAAGCCTGCTCAAAGAGGTCAAAACACAACAAATGGGTTGGCTTCAGGACATCGTTCCCAATCATATGGCATTTTCTCACGAAAACGCCATGCTCATGGATGTGCTGGAAAAAGGGCAGCATTCAAAATATCATGATTTCTTCGATATACAGTGGGATCATCAGTATGACAGCTTAACCGGGCACGTACTTGCACCGTTTCTCAATAAACCGTATGGCCAGTGTATTATCGATGGTGAATTGAAGATTATATTTGAAGAGGGGATGCTGAGAGTTGCTTATGATAATCAGCGCTACCCACTTTCACCACAATCATATCTTTATATACTTTGTAAAAATTACCCGGAAAGTACATCTTCTCATACAATCTTACAGGAAATAGTAGATGTGCTTATTACTATAGATAAAAATGAAAAAGAAACTTACTATAGTACATTCGAGCAGGTAAAAGAAAAATTAAGATATTATATAGAAGCCGACAACAGTGTAGGTGAATTTATTACTAAACGGCTTAACAGCTTTTCAACAGGATCATCTGAAGCTAATGCACAGTTTGATAAACTGATGCAAAGACAGAAATACCGACTCTCGTACTGGAAAGTTGCTACCCAGGAGATAAATTACAGAAGATTTTTTACTAAAGGTGACTTAATTTGTGTTCGGGTTGAACATGAACATGTATTTGATCTCACACACTCATTCGTCTTGGATCTTGTTAAAAGAGGACTGATAAGTGGACTGCGCATTGATCATATAGACGGGCTGTTTGATCCGGAAACTTACCTGAAACGAATTCGTAAAAATGCTCCCAATGCATATATTGTAGTCGATAAAATTTTACATAAACGGGAGCATATTCCTGACTCTTGGCCTGTAGATGGAACTACTGGCTACGATTTCTTGAACCACCTAAGCTATGTTTATTGTGATACTGAATCAGAAAGAAAGATAAACAGAGTATATCAAAAAAGTATAGATAAAAAGTTAAATCCTGAGCAGCTTCAGATCGAAAAGAAGAGGCTAATCATAGGGAAAAACATGGCAGGGGACATAGATAACCTTGCTCATATGATAATCCGTATTTCGGATGTGGACTTGATGGGAAGAGATATCACTCTTTATGGTCTTAAACGTGCTTTGGTTGAGGTTCTTACACATTTTCCTGTATACCGCACTTATATTACTTCAGCTCACTTTACCAGTAATGATGCAAAATATATTTCTGAAGCTCTGGGAAGTGCAAGAAAAACAATGCCGGATCTAACCGTCGAATTTGCTTTTATAGAACGGTTTTTGATGCTGAAGGGTGATACTGTTCTTGAGAATGAGTATGACGATAACTGGAAAAAAGCGGTGATGCGTTTTCAGCTGTTCACTGGACCACTTATGGCAAAAGGGTTTGAAGATACATTCTTTTATATTTATAACCGGCACATTGCTCTTAATGAAATCGGTGGATGGCCCCTACATTTTGGTCTCCCTCTGGACGATTTCCATCAGTTTATTAAGGAAAGAAACCATGCGCATCCGATGAGCATGAATACTCTTACTACTCATAAGACTAAAAGGGGAGAGGATTGTCGGGCAAGATTGCAGGTAATAGCAGAGATGCCTGTACAGTGGGAAAACCAGGTCACTAAGTGGAGAAAGCTAAATACCTGCTATTTACAGGAAAAAGAAGGGGTGACCTGGCCGGATCATAATGATGAGTATTTCTTTTATCAAATAGTACTGGGTACCTTTCCCTTTGACGGCACTATAGATAAAGAATATATTGAGTCCATTTGTAATTACATGATTAAGGCCATACGAAAAGCCAAAGTGCATACCGCATGGATTAAACCTGATGAGGAATATGAAAAAGCGGTGACAGACTTTGTACAGTTAAGTCTTGATAAAGATAAATCACCTCTGTTTGTAGATTCGCTTACGCATTTTACAAGAAGTATCTCCTGGTTTGGTATTGTTAACTCTCTGTCTCAAACAGTGCTAAAGCTAACCTTACCGGGTGTACCCGATATTTACCAGGGTACTGAACTATGGGATCTGAGAGATACAGATAACCGAAATAGTATCAACTTCTCCGGTTTCAATCAAACGGTAAAAAAAGATGCAGATATTTTTGAGCTGCTCTCAAAGGCACCAGATCCCCATATAAAGCATTTTATTATAAAAAAGCTACTTGCTATCCGTGCACAATCACCGGAGGTATTCAGTGTTTCAAACTATGTACCGTTGGAAATTAAAGGGCTGAACTCAAACAAGTGTATCGCGTTTTTAAGAGAAAGCGAGCATGCTGTAATGATTGTAATTGTTCCCAGGTTCACTTCTCAATTGGTTAAGATCAAACAGTATCCAACAGGATTGGAAGTTTGGCAGGACACACGTGTTGTTCTACCCTACTCTGTAACCGGAATGATTATGAATAATATGTTAGATGGCACAGAGCTGAAAATTAAAGAAGAGATGATGATAGGGGACTTCCTTGATAAATTGCCCTTTGCAGTAATGATTACTTCCAAATAA
- a CDS encoding carbohydrate binding domain-containing protein codes for MYHHSHKPMFICLLLFISILVRSTYSCCHCDKLDDLEHGTNQNLFGDYWYFFSDAQAPNNGTSQITNATIDSSSGMLLFDGGYTPGYNSNYSARMDFLLGEPFSDSAGISTFDPWVGMGTNLVPDDQVLDITDITTISFFAKASTEMTVRFNLETAGVTDGDYYGKDLTIGTEWEEYSIMISGGDGGSGELEQQHWGDDVAYDPANAQRISFIASGLNDPDLDEGWLLVDDIYLRCCSSRTGGVQSFDPLPDVPPGAIFSDFESGANSTAGFPWYGFTDSEKSGTSSITSGVDEHNEIEITEEGRIGLGAHIEFTMGSRFTHSGYRQNPYAGIETSFFDTTGLTWYNAAADGASGIYLEYKTCTNVDMVTVEVYDHEAYTGLRGEGVVHYILLPPTDTEWAAVKLPLQCFMLPAWGDSLSDAALDIERLMKLRIKVEAQEDEEGSLTIDNVNFIGSEGDFPVSVNRKPVGKNANNPLIVKHLEGRLSVSWETPVPVYEGTMTVINARGAVVKNTPLTLRSSELGASASISYLNLPQGLYFLNLQARDKTGKSISASRKFNLVR; via the coding sequence ATGTATCATCATTCACACAAACCAATGTTCATCTGCTTATTATTGTTCATTTCTATTTTGGTGCGTTCAACATACAGTTGTTGCCATTGTGATAAACTGGATGATCTTGAACACGGAACCAATCAAAATTTATTTGGAGATTACTGGTACTTTTTCTCCGATGCCCAGGCACCAAATAATGGCACCTCTCAGATTACCAATGCCACCATAGATAGCTCAAGTGGTATGTTATTGTTTGATGGTGGATACACACCTGGCTACAACTCAAACTACAGCGCAAGAATGGATTTTTTACTGGGTGAGCCATTCAGTGATTCGGCCGGTATCAGCACATTTGATCCCTGGGTTGGAATGGGTACTAACCTGGTTCCTGATGACCAGGTACTTGATATAACCGATATAACTACTATCTCTTTTTTTGCTAAAGCCAGTACTGAAATGACAGTTCGATTCAATCTGGAGACCGCTGGGGTCACCGATGGTGATTACTATGGTAAAGACCTGACCATTGGTACAGAATGGGAAGAATATAGCATTATGATTAGTGGCGGTGATGGGGGAAGCGGCGAACTGGAACAACAGCACTGGGGAGATGATGTCGCTTACGATCCAGCTAATGCTCAAAGAATTTCATTTATTGCTTCCGGTCTAAACGATCCGGATCTTGATGAGGGCTGGTTGTTAGTAGATGACATATATCTTAGGTGTTGCTCTTCAAGGACAGGAGGTGTACAATCTTTTGATCCACTACCAGATGTCCCACCAGGTGCAATATTCAGTGACTTCGAATCAGGGGCAAACTCTACTGCAGGTTTTCCGTGGTATGGTTTTACCGACTCTGAAAAAAGCGGTACCAGTAGCATTACATCCGGAGTTGATGAGCACAATGAAATTGAGATTACTGAAGAGGGAAGAATCGGTTTGGGTGCCCACATCGAATTTACTATGGGCTCCCGATTCACTCATAGTGGATATCGACAAAACCCATACGCAGGGATCGAAACCTCTTTTTTCGACACTACCGGACTGACGTGGTACAATGCAGCCGCTGATGGTGCTAGTGGCATTTATCTTGAGTATAAAACGTGCACAAATGTAGATATGGTAACAGTTGAAGTATATGATCATGAGGCATATACCGGGTTAAGGGGAGAGGGTGTGGTCCATTATATTCTGTTACCACCTACAGACACGGAATGGGCGGCAGTGAAACTGCCTTTACAGTGTTTTATGCTTCCTGCTTGGGGTGATTCACTGTCAGATGCTGCTCTTGATATCGAAAGATTGATGAAACTAAGAATTAAGGTGGAGGCTCAGGAGGACGAAGAGGGGTCTTTAACTATTGATAATGTTAATTTTATCGGTTCTGAAGGAGATTTTCCGGTATCTGTAAATAGAAAACCGGTTGGTAAAAATGCAAACAACCCTTTGATAGTAAAACATTTAGAGGGTAGGCTCAGTGTTAGCTGGGAAACTCCTGTACCGGTTTATGAAGGTACGATGACTGTGATAAATGCCCGTGGTGCAGTAGTTAAAAATACGCCACTTACACTGAGAAGTTCAGAGCTTGGAGCAAGTGCTTCGATTTCATATCTTAACCTCCCGCAGGGACTCTATTTCCTGAACTTACAAGCAAGGGACAAAACTGGTAAGAGTATCTCGGCAAGTAGAAAATTTAACCTTGTAAGATAA